In a single window of the Massilia oculi genome:
- a CDS encoding SDR family oxidoreductase has protein sequence MTRTERVFITGASSGIGAALAREYAARGATLGLLARRRDHLVALAASLPSPERHHIYAVDVLDRDALSAAAHDFIAANGGADVVVASAGISHGTLTDRAADLAVFDAVFATNVNATVATFAPFIPAMRQQATPSRLVGIGSVAGVRGMRGAGAYCASKAAVHSYCEALRLELRATNIRVVTIAPGYIDTPMTSKNRFPMPFLMPADRFAAQAAAVIARGDSYRVLPWQMGAVAKLLRLLPNFVFDRLFARAPTKQRQGEA, from the coding sequence ATGACGCGGACGGAGCGCGTCTTCATCACCGGCGCCTCAAGCGGCATCGGCGCCGCCCTGGCGCGCGAATACGCCGCGCGCGGCGCCACGCTCGGCCTGCTGGCGCGGCGGCGCGACCACCTGGTCGCGCTGGCCGCCTCGCTGCCCTCCCCCGAAAGGCATCACATCTACGCGGTCGACGTGCTCGACCGCGACGCCTTGTCCGCCGCCGCGCATGACTTCATCGCCGCCAACGGCGGCGCCGACGTCGTCGTCGCCAGCGCCGGCATCTCGCACGGCACGCTCACCGACCGCGCGGCCGACCTGGCCGTGTTCGACGCGGTGTTCGCCACGAATGTGAACGCCACGGTCGCCACCTTCGCCCCGTTCATCCCCGCCATGCGGCAGCAGGCGACGCCCTCCCGCCTGGTGGGCATCGGCAGCGTGGCGGGCGTGCGCGGCATGCGCGGCGCCGGCGCCTACTGCGCCAGCAAGGCTGCCGTGCACAGCTACTGCGAAGCGCTGCGGCTCGAGCTGCGCGCGACCAACATCCGGGTGGTGACGATCGCCCCCGGTTATATCGACACCCCCATGACCAGCAAGAACCGTTTTCCGATGCCCTTCCTGATGCCCGCCGACCGCTTCGCGGCGCAAGCCGCCGCCGTGATCGCGCGCGGCGACAGCTACCGCGTGTTGCCGTGGCAGATGGGCGCTGTCGCCAAGCTGCTGCGCCTGCTGCCCAACTTCGTGTTCGACCGCCTGTTCGCGCGCGCGCCGACCAAGCAGCGCCAGGGGGAAGCATGA
- a CDS encoding biotin--[acetyl-CoA-carboxylase] ligase, whose protein sequence is MNADGIRALSKAGVAVDVVAQTGSTNADLLARVAQLSAPLLLVAEHQTAGRGRAGRSWLSSPAGSLTFSLAWKFDGGPQLLTGLPLAIGVALAETLGALGQQVQLKWPNDLLKDGDKLAGILVETQSAPGGGTWTVIGIGLNLLMPDEMEAQLGRSAAGVPWLARMKRDVLMAALLDGLAAALTEFSARGFAAFAARWNLRHAWQGETVVLLDNGVVRHEGRAAGVDDSGRLLLDTAEGRITVMAGDVSLRVKT, encoded by the coding sequence ATGAACGCCGATGGCATCCGCGCGCTGTCGAAGGCCGGCGTGGCGGTCGACGTCGTGGCGCAGACCGGCTCCACCAATGCCGACCTGCTGGCGCGCGTCGCGCAACTGTCCGCGCCGCTGCTGCTGGTCGCCGAACACCAGACCGCCGGCCGCGGCCGCGCCGGCCGCAGCTGGCTCTCTTCGCCCGCAGGGTCGCTGACCTTTTCGCTGGCCTGGAAATTCGACGGCGGTCCGCAGCTTCTTACCGGCCTGCCGCTGGCGATCGGCGTGGCGCTGGCCGAGACGCTCGGCGCGCTGGGCCAGCAAGTCCAGCTGAAATGGCCGAACGACCTGCTCAAGGATGGCGACAAGCTGGCCGGCATCCTTGTCGAGACCCAGTCCGCGCCCGGCGGCGGCACCTGGACCGTGATCGGCATCGGCCTGAACCTCCTGATGCCGGACGAGATGGAAGCGCAGCTGGGGCGCAGCGCCGCCGGCGTGCCCTGGCTGGCGCGCATGAAGCGCGACGTCCTGATGGCGGCCCTGCTCGACGGCCTGGCCGCGGCGCTGACGGAGTTTTCCGCGCGCGGCTTCGCGGCCTTCGCCGCGCGCTGGAACCTGCGCCACGCCTGGCAGGGAGAGACCGTGGTCTTGCTGGATAACGGCGTGGTGCGCCACGAGGGCCGCGCGGCCGGCGTCGACGACAGCGGCCGCCTGCTGCTCGACACGGCGGAGGGCCGGATCACGGTGATGGCCGGCGACGTCTCGCTGCGGGTGAAGACATGA
- a CDS encoding type III pantothenate kinase — translation MMLLIDAGNTRVKWALADAAATPGQWRSHGAVLHAQLGEAAAEWAAAGATRALVSNVAGPQLAARIAHLLPSGVEVEWFASTCERAGLRNGYREPGRLGCDRFAAAIGARALAPGQDLIVATCGTATTVDAVTADGLFVGGMILPGLALMASSLASNTAQLPQVAPGALPALFGDNTHDAILSGVLSAQAGAIERAVAGHRASACIVSGGAAPYIAPALKVAHQVADNIVLVGLQAAAASTKGETAC, via the coding sequence ATGATGCTGCTGATCGACGCGGGCAATACCCGCGTCAAGTGGGCGCTGGCCGATGCCGCCGCCACTCCCGGTCAGTGGCGCTCCCACGGCGCCGTCCTGCATGCGCAGCTCGGCGAGGCGGCGGCCGAATGGGCGGCCGCCGGCGCCACCCGCGCGCTGGTGTCGAACGTGGCCGGTCCGCAGCTGGCCGCGCGCATCGCGCACCTGCTGCCGTCCGGGGTCGAGGTCGAATGGTTCGCCTCAACTTGTGAGCGCGCCGGCCTGCGCAACGGCTACCGCGAGCCGGGCCGGCTGGGCTGCGACCGCTTCGCCGCCGCCATCGGCGCCCGCGCGCTGGCGCCCGGCCAGGACCTGATCGTCGCCACTTGCGGCACCGCCACCACGGTCGACGCGGTCACGGCGGATGGCTTGTTCGTAGGCGGCATGATCCTGCCCGGGCTGGCGCTGATGGCGTCCAGCCTGGCCAGCAATACGGCGCAGCTGCCGCAGGTGGCGCCGGGCGCCCTGCCCGCGCTGTTCGGCGACAACACGCATGACGCGATTCTCTCCGGCGTGCTGTCGGCCCAGGCCGGCGCGATCGAACGCGCCGTGGCCGGACACCGCGCGTCGGCCTGCATCGTCTCGGGTGGCGCCGCGCCATATATCGCGCCGGCGCTCAAGGTCGCGCACCAGGTGGCCGATAATATCGTGCTGGTCGGCCTGCAGGCCGCGGCCGCATCGACGAAAGGGGAAACGGCTTGCTGA
- a CDS encoding SPOR domain-containing protein yields the protein MLKFLFWALLAANAALLAYGQGVLGQPGAGEREPARLKNQLAPERITQLTAVEAKRALDKAEQEEAGEAAPPEAAPPAPAPAPTAPVTVAANLVACVQTGPFSAADARRFEARVASLGLAARQSRVEVPFQEVTSRLVYLPPNGGREGAQRRAAELKESGVENFYIMQGDSPLRWAISLGVFKTDSAAQKLVAQLQRQGVRGVQVLPRGPQGTRTAFQYRTIEPALRTRLASFASNYPGATLGDCR from the coding sequence TTGCTGAAATTCCTATTCTGGGCGCTGCTGGCCGCGAACGCGGCGCTGCTGGCCTATGGCCAGGGCGTCCTCGGCCAGCCAGGGGCCGGCGAGCGCGAGCCGGCGCGGCTGAAGAACCAGCTGGCGCCCGAACGCATCACGCAGCTGACGGCGGTCGAGGCCAAGCGCGCGCTCGACAAAGCCGAGCAGGAAGAAGCCGGAGAGGCCGCGCCGCCGGAGGCCGCCCCGCCTGCGCCTGCGCCTGCGCCCACGGCGCCGGTAACCGTCGCGGCCAACCTGGTCGCCTGCGTCCAGACCGGACCTTTCAGCGCGGCGGATGCACGCCGTTTCGAAGCGCGGGTGGCAAGCCTGGGCCTCGCGGCGCGCCAGTCGCGGGTCGAGGTCCCCTTCCAGGAAGTGACCAGCCGCCTTGTTTACCTGCCGCCGAACGGGGGCCGCGAAGGCGCCCAGCGCCGCGCGGCCGAGCTCAAGGAAAGCGGTGTCGAGAATTTTTACATCATGCAGGGCGACTCGCCGCTGCGCTGGGCCATCTCGCTGGGCGTGTTCAAGACCGACAGCGCGGCCCAGAAGCTGGTGGCCCAATTACAGCGCCAGGGCGTGCGCGGCGTGCAGGTGTTGCCGCGCGGTCCGCAGGGTACGCGTACGGCGTTCCAGTACCGCACGATCGAGCCAGCGCTGCGTACGCGGCTGGCCAGTTTCGCCAGCAATTATCCAGGCGCGACACTGGGCGATTGCCGTTAG
- a CDS encoding PEP-CTERM sorting domain-containing protein, with product MKKMFGTALLAVACAISTSASAAVLEMDSTFSPGKLSTGSYNPVYGGLSNLTGNYEVNSLSFSFTFLDDGTDTWSKSTRTTTTYGNYQPHPWTNWMYREVGVTNTTTKTSEQERATLTFGDLVLGSGATTLHTTQETTGSYSSLHYDGAECRNQKHKQKCTYYKSVVTNTDVLIKNDYKGGFELTGTITEKSLIQQMLEHGALSLNLAIGGDLMLTGSKVSLDYTQIEIPAEVPEPSSVLLAGAGLAAIGFLRRRRSAAQA from the coding sequence ATGAAAAAGATGTTTGGTACTGCACTGCTGGCTGTTGCTTGCGCAATCTCGACCTCGGCCTCTGCCGCGGTCCTGGAAATGGACAGCACGTTTAGCCCTGGAAAGCTGTCGACCGGTAGCTACAATCCCGTCTACGGCGGACTGTCCAACCTGACCGGAAACTATGAGGTCAACAGCCTCTCGTTCTCCTTCACCTTCCTGGACGATGGTACGGATACCTGGAGCAAATCGACCAGGACCACGACCACCTATGGCAATTACCAGCCGCACCCGTGGACCAACTGGATGTACCGCGAAGTCGGCGTGACCAATACGACCACCAAGACGTCCGAGCAGGAGCGCGCTACGCTGACGTTCGGCGATCTGGTGCTCGGCAGCGGCGCGACGACGCTGCACACGACGCAGGAAACGACCGGTTCGTACTCCTCCCTCCACTACGACGGGGCGGAGTGCAGGAACCAGAAACACAAGCAGAAGTGCACTTACTACAAATCGGTCGTTACCAATACCGATGTCCTGATCAAGAACGACTACAAGGGCGGCTTCGAGCTGACCGGCACGATCACCGAAAAGTCGCTCATCCAGCAGATGCTCGAACATGGCGCACTGTCGCTGAACCTCGCGATCGGCGGCGACCTGATGCTGACCGGCAGCAAGGTCTCGCTCGACTACACGCAGATCGAGATCCCGGCCGAAGTCCCTGAGCCGTCGAGCGTGCTGCTCGCAGGCGCCGGCCTGGCCGCCATCGGCTTCCTGCGCCGCCGCCGCAGCGCCGCACAGGCATAA
- a CDS encoding septal ring lytic transglycosylase RlpA family protein, translated as MGVRTSFLAVIPVAILVSACSSTGEHKRLNPFPWPHKPTAKHGKAPQLPPAKSGRGGYYKDDGPGDDIPDGLLDVPDAVVKAEPFNKWTSRPYTVLGKTYTPLGNDQPYSARGVSTWYGVKFHGQRTASGELYDMYKMTAAHPTLPIPSYVRVTSLDTGNSVVVRINDRGPFHSSRIIDVSYTAALKLGLLGKGSHEVEIERLFPGDPIVPPAQVAAARREVASIAQSAPPEIEALMLEDRIHSDSAALVNQVEPESAPAPAPAPASAGRYFIQFGAYGRAGTAEAMGEKITNAGVELGKLEVVKVGSLNRLYGGPYASRAEAMEAMRALPASLGFKPIVVQR; from the coding sequence ATGGGCGTTCGTACAAGCTTCCTGGCGGTCATACCGGTTGCCATTCTCGTATCGGCCTGCAGCAGCACTGGGGAACACAAGCGCCTCAATCCTTTCCCCTGGCCACATAAACCGACCGCCAAGCATGGCAAGGCGCCCCAGCTGCCGCCCGCCAAGTCGGGCCGCGGCGGCTACTACAAGGACGACGGCCCGGGCGACGACATCCCCGACGGCCTGCTCGACGTGCCGGACGCCGTGGTCAAGGCCGAGCCCTTCAACAAGTGGACCAGCCGTCCCTACACGGTGCTGGGCAAGACCTATACACCGCTGGGGAATGACCAGCCGTACAGCGCGCGTGGCGTCAGCACCTGGTATGGCGTGAAGTTCCACGGCCAGCGCACGGCGTCCGGCGAACTGTACGATATGTACAAGATGACGGCCGCGCATCCGACCCTGCCGATTCCATCCTACGTGCGCGTCACCAGCCTCGATACCGGCAATTCGGTGGTGGTGCGCATCAACGATCGCGGTCCCTTCCATTCCAGCCGCATCATCGACGTGTCGTATACGGCGGCGCTCAAGCTCGGGCTGCTGGGTAAAGGTAGCCACGAAGTCGAGATCGAGCGCCTGTTCCCGGGCGATCCGATCGTCCCGCCGGCGCAGGTCGCGGCCGCGCGCCGCGAAGTCGCATCGATCGCGCAGTCGGCGCCGCCCGAGATCGAGGCGCTGATGCTCGAAGATCGCATCCATTCCGACAGCGCGGCGCTGGTGAATCAGGTCGAGCCCGAGTCGGCGCCGGCGCCGGCGCCGGCGCCGGCGAGCGCCGGCCGCTATTTCATCCAGTTCGGGGCCTATGGCAGGGCCGGCACCGCCGAGGCGATGGGCGAAAAGATTACCAATGCCGGCGTCGAGCTGGGCAAGCTCGAAGTGGTCAAGGTGGGTTCGCTGAACCGCCTGTACGGCGGCCCCTACGCCAGCCGCGCCGAAGCGATGGAGGCGATGCGCGCGCTGCCGGCCAGCCTCGGCTTCAAGCCGATCGTGGTCCAGCGCTGA
- the rodA gene encoding rod shape-determining protein RodA, translating into MAHIPERRSLRRRLRPYFMVFDLPLTLILAMLVTISMVTMMSAGADFPDRVEHQIRNFLLSFAVMWIAANIAPQTLMRLAVPVYAVGVALLVAVAMFGLIKKGAQRWLHIGVIDIQPSEIMKIGLPLMLAWYFQTRAQVAGWRHYLVAAVILMIPVALIMEQPDLGTSLLVASSGLYVIFLAGLSWKAIVAVAVSLLAFLPIGWSMMHDYQRQRVMTLIDPTSDPLGKGFHIIQSIIAIGSGGVSGKGYMQGTQGYLEFVPERTTDFVFSVYSEEFGLIGNLFLLFVYLLLIGRGLMIAANAPNTFGRLLAGSIAMIFFTYAFVNMGMVSGILPVVGVPLPFMSYGGTAFITLGLGAGILMSIQRHRKLVQT; encoded by the coding sequence ATGGCCCATATTCCAGAACGGCGCTCGCTGCGCCGCCGCCTGCGCCCCTACTTCATGGTGTTCGACCTGCCGCTGACCCTGATTTTGGCCATGCTGGTGACGATCAGCATGGTCACCATGATGTCGGCCGGCGCCGACTTCCCGGACCGGGTCGAGCACCAGATCCGCAACTTCCTGCTGTCCTTCGCGGTGATGTGGATTGCCGCGAACATCGCCCCGCAGACCCTGATGCGGCTCGCGGTGCCGGTCTACGCGGTCGGCGTGGCCTTGCTGGTCGCGGTCGCGATGTTCGGCCTGATCAAGAAGGGCGCGCAGCGCTGGCTGCACATCGGCGTCATCGACATCCAGCCTTCCGAGATCATGAAGATCGGCCTGCCGCTGATGCTGGCCTGGTACTTCCAGACCCGGGCCCAGGTCGCCGGCTGGAGGCATTACCTCGTGGCCGCCGTGATCCTGATGATCCCGGTCGCCCTCATCATGGAGCAGCCCGACCTCGGCACCTCGCTGCTGGTGGCGTCGTCGGGCCTGTACGTGATCTTCCTGGCCGGCCTGTCGTGGAAGGCGATCGTGGCGGTGGCGGTGAGCCTGCTGGCCTTCCTGCCGATCGGCTGGTCGATGATGCACGACTACCAGCGCCAGCGGGTGATGACCCTGATCGATCCGACCTCCGACCCGCTGGGCAAGGGCTTCCACATCATCCAGTCGATCATCGCGATCGGTTCGGGTGGCGTGTCCGGCAAGGGCTATATGCAGGGCACCCAGGGCTACCTGGAGTTCGTGCCGGAACGCACCACCGACTTCGTGTTCTCGGTCTATTCCGAAGAATTCGGCCTGATCGGCAACCTGTTCCTGCTGTTCGTCTACCTCCTCCTGATCGGACGCGGCCTGATGATCGCGGCCAATGCCCCGAATACTTTCGGGCGCCTGCTGGCCGGTTCGATCGCGATGATTTTCTTCACCTATGCCTTCGTCAATATGGGCATGGTCTCAGGGATATTGCCCGTCGTGGGGGTGCCGCTGCCCTTCATGAGTTATGGCGGCACGGCCTTCATCACGCTCGGCCTTGGCGCCGGCATATTGATGAGTATCCAAAGACATCGTAAACTCGTGCAGACCTAA